The genomic region TGTAGTACTGTAGGCAGCACTTGGAAGTTGAAGCCTGACAGGCCCTGATACATAACCTTGGCTGCATTTACAAACCTCCCCTGAGTAGGACAGCTACTGTAGGGAACTGAGAGAATGAAATAACATGTTAAAGTTGTATACTCTAGGATGTGCTCAATAGATATTGTTCTGTTGCCTTCTCATGCTCTGTTTAAAGGTGTATAGAAGTGTTTTgataaaagggaaaaggagaagaagaaattctgGCAGCAGTGACAGCAGAAGTCATCAGAATTCTCCGACAGAACTAAACAAAGACAGAAGTAAGTGGGATCTTTATGAATGTATACAACTAAATTAGGAGCTCCTCTTATTTTTTAGGTCTAGGACTAAATAATTACTAAAATTACTGTTGTAGAAACTGTGAGAACAGTTTATTCCAACAAAAGATTTGTTGGAACAATAAACTAAATTCTAAATTTAGTAGCAAAGTTGTCCTTTATTTCATGGTTTTGAGACACATTGtgcataaacatttttctttaggGGTACTAGAAAAGGTTAGAGAAGACAGGCATTTGTTGACCTGAGTTCCAAAAAAATGTGGCATGTCAACAGAAACCATGCTATGGAAATACCATCCTTAATTGCTGGTTTATACCACTTAATGCAGGGCTCAGTCCTAGAAAACTGGTGTCAATTAATGAATACTTGCTACAATTAATGAATACTTGGTGTCAATTAATCAAGCCCTTGCTACATTAATAGCATGATAGTagttagtggggcttcccaggtatctcagtggtaaagaatccacctgccaatgcaggaaagcaggagatatgggttcgacccttggggtgggaagatcccctggaacatggcaacccactcaagtgttcttgctgggataatcccatgaacagaggagcctggtgggctacatcccatggattcgcagagagtcagacacgactggacatgcacacacacacagttagtACTAAATACCTTGTCTGTGCTTTGCTGCTCGGGGTAGAGGGCCCATTTGCTGCCATTTAACAAggagagtgggtagctgttcaccctcctcttcctgaattttctttttaaaagcaaccTGCACCAGCAGTCTCCCTGTTTAACACCTTCTGTTCTACCCGGTACAGCCAGCAGAGACTCCAGTCCTGTCATGAGGTCCAGCAGCACCTTGCCAGTCCCACAGCCGAGCAGCGCCCCTCCTACCCCGACTCGCCTCACGGGGGCCAACAGTGacgtggaggaggaagagaggggagaCCTCATCCAGTTCTACAACAACATCTATATCAAACAGATTAAAACGTTTGCCATGAAGTACTCACAGGCAAATGCGGTAAGTTTGAGGAGgattatttcatacttttttttcacttgtgaGGAATGAGAAATCACGTGTTTTTGAGCTACTTCTGTGTAAATTAGTTtgacaaataattattttgttaagtaaaataaaactgagaaagtCTTTAACAGAAATAATTTGCTTAATGAACATAACTTCTACTGTTATGAAGGGTTAAACATGAATAAGATTGCATTTGGACTCCCTGCAAAGTATAGTCATATGAGACGGACTGCATAAGTTCAAATTACCCAAAATGTGCCAGCTCTGCTGACCtcgcaaattatttaactttctcTGTGCCTATTATTTCCTTgtatataaaatgggaatagaaaTAGTCCTTTGcttatagggttgttgtgaggattaaatgacataatatattaaaaatgtttaaaacagtgGCACAAAGAAAGCACTTAACCGATTCCTATTGTACGGTTTTCTTTAGGTTTAATTTTTGCCACAAATACATCACTATCTACCATTCATAAAGCATTTAGTTTATTATACCTCTTCACTGATTCAGCAAGAATAATTGGTTAGGAATTTTGTTAAccgtagattttttttttttttttaaacagatggaTGCCCCTCCACTCTCTCCCTATCCATTTGTAAGAACAGGCTCTCCTCGCCGAATACAGTTGTCTCAGAACCATCCTGTCTACATTTCCCCGCATAAAAATGAAGCGATGCTTTCTCCTCGAGAAAAGATTTTCTActacttcagcaacagtccttcaaAGGTGAGCCTAATGTAAAACTTGGCCTTTACCAGCCCCACACTTGGGATTCTAAGGGTTGTTGGGAAACCTTCAGCACGCACACGAGTGATGGGATCCGCGAAGGAAGAGCGACCAGTAGTCCCACAGCAGCAGGAAACAAGGGTTTAGGGGAAAACTTTCAAGTTGGAAACAGGGTAAGGGGTTTAAATTTCCATTCCTCTCTTTTCCTATTTGTGCATCCGAACATTCTGCTATAaatctggaattttatttttttgtcccatttgtaaaactttaaaattccaaatttctGTTAGGGAAAGAAAATCCAGATCCCTTGACGGATTACTCGGTGCCTGTCTCTGGGACAGGAACTGTCTCTGTCCTTTGAATTCTTAGTCTAAGAGGAGAAACGGGCATTTTATAACAATATGCACATTAGCACCGATTTAAGTGGTAGCATCTGCCTCAGTCTGCAGTGGGTAGGGAAGCTTGAGTCAAGCCTTAACGGATGAAAAATTAGGAGGTTGCTGAGGTGTAGAAGGAAGGGCATCCAGGAAAAAGTGGACAAGAAAGGGAAACAAGTCCTTGAGGCAGTAAGGCTAGAGCTCTGGGAATCATATGTTACTTACTGTCAAGGAGGCAGCTAGATCTTAAAGGTCCTTAAgtgataattatatttataaagattGTTCAGAAAACACACATAGATAACAAATGGCCCAGGAAAAACACATGCAGATTCCTAAAAACACAATGTCAATACCATGGAGAGATGGATGACAGATAGATGATGGGGAGAGTACTGCTGTTTCCCTATTAGTAGATTTTCATCCCATACCAAATTAAGttccaaatgaattaaaaagttaaacagaaaaataaattggagTAGGACTATTCAATTCAAAAGAAGGCCAAAAAAGGAGGAAGACAGCAAACAAAGAGCAAGTAAATATAAATGGTCTAAATACGCCAGTTAAAACTCAGGAATTGTTAACAGTGGATTAAACTATGATACAGATTACCATAGAATACTATGTAGCAGTTAGATATGTGATCCATATATACTGATATGAGAAGGTGTAAGACATAATGTGGACTGAACAGtataccattttaatttttttgaaacccCACTTAATGAACATTATTAAATTTCTAATGCGTGCCTTCCTAGAAAAAAGAGCAGAAAGCTACACAGTAGCCTGATCTGTTTGGTGAATGAATGGTAACAGTAAGTGTCCTTAGGGACTGGGTGAGGACAAGAAGGTAAATTCTGTATGAATCTGGGGGGAATAAGTATTCAAACTGTcatgtacatattatataaattatggtGTATAAAGCACtgtattgtatataaattatatgtattaatGTGTTATTAATCTATATTAATGTTACATATATAGTAAGGCACACAATTACACTTGCACGATACAAAATAtgttgtatatacatgtatacaaataCCACTTATACAATTAGTGTATAGTTAACAATTTAAGAACATTCAAGTAAGTGGGAGACTAAAGATAGAAAGTGCAAAGCAGACTTTTAGGGagtagaagagaaagaggaaaacttgcttaaaatggttaaaatttggGAAAGATGCATATACTGATTATAGAAAACCGTGGTGGGTTTAAGCCTCAGAAAAGCctattatttaagaataaaaactaaatatctAGGATCTGCTTTGAAACATCTGAGAGGTGAGAAGTGAATGAAGGCACAGATCAAGTAAGACTGGCCAGCATCGCTGAAGTGGGTGATGGCCATGTGAAGGTTCACTATACACGCTTTTCCGTTCGCATGTTTGAAACATCCTACAACAAATGCATGTAAATCTGCTCAGTATGCTTTCTACTAGGAAGCATGGACAATGAAATCAGTGgcacatgataaaaaaaatcatcCGAAAATAAGGTACAGCTGACTTCTGGGACTCTGGGGAAACTTGGTGCTGAAGGCACCTGTACACAGATCCAGTCTTTCTAGCCCCCTGGCAGTATTCTTCTCACTCCAGGTTCCTCACGTGAACCAGAGAATGCAGAAAGTAATTTGCCTTTCCTCAGTTCTCCCGAGGAAGATGTATAATGCATTTCAGAATTTAGACTTCTCCTATGAAACTCCATGGCTGCTAAAAAAAATGAGTAACACTAGACTGGGGGAAAAGGGGACATAATACTCTATGGTcatgttacttttttaaaaaaggaaaatggaaatgtaTGAAATTGATTAAATATGGCATAGCAATGTGATGCTATGTAACTTTTGTAAAAAAGAATCAGATTTGTGAACGTTTATATTGTTAAAGTGTATATCAAAATCACCTCTGGAGcgtgttaaaaaatgaaacactctGCCTCTTTCCCAGTCATCATCTCAGCTAGCTGAGAAGTGAGACCAGAAGGGTGTAAAATTTGCTAGTTCTTTCCTTTATAAAGATGTTCAAACTCCTCAAGTAAACTGCTTAACTCATTTGAGGTTCTTTGATCTAACACTGAACTGTGTGTATTAGAATTTTAACCCTTTTTGTATCTATCTATACCTCTGCCACCAGAGACTGAGAGAAATTAACAGTATGATACGGACAGGAGAAACTCCAACCAAAAAGAGAGGGATCCTTTTGGAAGATGGAAGTGAATCACCTGCAAAAAGAATCTGCCCAGAAAATCATTCTGCCTTATTACGTCGTCTTCAAGATGTAGCTAATGACCGGGGTTCCCACTGAGGTTAGTCCGTTGTATTGAAACTGTCTCTTCACAAACTCTGTTTAGCAGCCGCATTTAATGTATGCTAGATGATGGGGCTCTTTTCCTGGATCCTTCCAGTATCCTTAGGATATTTTTACTTACCCCAACTGCCTTTTTTCCTACCTTGCAGTGCTTGCCATCAAGGCTGCCTAGAATCCAACACAGTTGGATTTTTTAACTCTTTGGCAAAGCTATTCCAAGTATTACAAGTACTGCAGAGAACGAAGCATACTCATGTGTGTAGAAGAGGCCTCTGTAAACGTGTCCCAGCAGAGGAACCATATTTCAGTTCATTCCTGTTTTGTGGTCAGCCCTGGCCCTCATGAAGAGTGAAACTTGGCATTTCGTCCTGAAACACTTGGTAGGAGTGTGAGATTGCATTCCTAAAAGGTAACAAATTGGGAAAGCACCCAGATTTGGAGGTCCTAGGTAACCAGTCCAAGTCTCCCATTTCCTTTGTGTAATTCTTCCCTACCCCAGTAGGTGTGGTGCAGTGTGACAAGTCTTTGATTAGCGTGCAATGTGTGAGTGAACTTGTATAAGAAGTGGCACTTTAGGGCTGTAAAAAGCATGATTTTGTAACCCAGATTTTGCTGTATATTTGCGATGGCACTTTCTACAATGTGAACTTTATTGAGTACAAAACCTCTAGgcttaatattttctttgatgcttttgtacttttttaaaattgttaaagcCCCAGTAGCTACCTTTTGGGCAAGTGTTTTAAATTCTCCATTTTTGTTGATAGGGATCACCTGGCTAAGTAAAGATTTTAAATCAAGTTGAATTAAGGggattattatgaaaaattatgaCCTCTTCCTTTAGGAGGTAGTTATCCACAAAGACGTGTGTCTTTATTAAGGtggtatttttaaatatctttgggTGTGTTcctggaagtttaaaaaaatagattggaGAATTTTAGGTTTTTATTAGTACACAGTACCATTTATACAATTAGAAAATGTTAATTTAACAGCTACTGAATTATCTATATATACCTTTATTAATCACTATTGTTCCAGCAGTTTTAAAGTTGAATGAATAATCTTATTAGGGAGAAAGTTCAATTGTAAATTGAATCAGTATAAACAAAGTTACTAGGTAACTTCATATTGCTCTGAAAGAAATATGGAACTTACACTGTTCACTTAGAATAGTgttttgcaaaaatatttataaaacctcTCAAGATACTGCTACtgtaattttatatgaaaataagtgTATTTTTCAATAAAGCATTTATAAATTAATCTTTGTTTAGTTATACTGAGAAAAGGGTAGTTTCCTGCATAAATGACAAAGAACAATCATTCACCGATTTATTGTCTCTACAAAACACACTAGCCATTCATCATTTAAATCTCTGACTTCATTAGAAACCGTTTTAACACTTTTTCTCCCTCCTGCCATAAAAATACAGTAATTtgcttcaaaacaaaacaaaacacctatgAACAAGTGTTCTGGTTTCCTCTCCCTCACCTAGTATGTCCCTCAGTGACAGCAGTTTGTACATCAGTAACACAGTAAGCTGAAGACTGAGGTTCATTCATTCCACTGCTCCTCCACTTGAAAGTGCTAATAAGCTATGGAAactgctctctctctcctttcatctCTGCACCCTAACATATGTACAACCGAAACCACCAATTAAGAAATCACTATAGTGTTGAACTTTGCTTAACTTCATTAGTTTAAATGAATGCAACTTACCTTTAGCATTATATTCAAAAAAATACGTAAGCTTCAAGGTCCCCAATAATTTGGAGTACTGAACTAGATAACCACCTTAAAGACACTTCTGACAGAAGTAATGCATTACGTAAAGAGAGGTTTCCACAACTTGCTGTTAGAACCTAAGCATACATGGACAACACTGACGTCAGCCACTGTTCACAACGTTTTACTCTGCAGGCAGTCCTTTGCCATTGGTCAGCTTTAGGAGCCAAAGTCCAGCAGGAAAGTGCGTGGTGCACCGGATTCACCAGCTCTTAAGTCGctactgttttctcttctttactgAAAGGTTGTACTGAGCCAGGCTTTACCCATGACAGGCCAGCAACATGAACACTTTTATTGTGCTGTTCTTCAGGCTTCTTCTAGGCACAATGAAAAACAGACATTACAGACCGATAAGGAAATTTCAGCACTGTACCAATCCATCTCCCCAAAAGCCACTGTATACACTCAGTGGTCACCAGTGAAGATACTTTAGAAAGGAAACAGCAAGTTAACCTATTTCTAAAATGGCCATCTACTTACTTTCTGAGTCAGCATCTTCTCTCTGGCTTCATCATGGACAGAAGGATTCCATGGAGAAAAGCTTAAGGAAGAGAGAAACACTAAAGAATGGCTCACGAAATTTAATGTCCATTTTTAAGCCCGTTCCCCAAACAGAACTTAACAAGGAACAGTCTTAATCAGTGGTCAGTTTGTAAGTTTCAGACATTACCTAAATGATTTTCTCACATAATTATCCCTTAGAGAGCACTTTTCCTGGGTTAGCTCACATAAGCCTTGCAACCACCCCTGATGTCctgttacagatgaagaaagcagGCACGGTAAAATTAAGTAACTGCTCAGGGTCACCAAAGCCAATTAAGTGCAAATGTCACCCACTCTAACTGCAGAGCCCAAGCTCTTGAACACTACACTACGCTCCTCTCTCCCAGCAACACCCATGCTGCCCaagagctaagtcacttcagctctcAACACTCTTGAAGACACTTCCCCAACACACACTAACAGTGCTCAGGGAACCCATGATTTGGACTGTTCACTCACACTGATCAGTTTCCCTCCTTTCACCAAATCTGTAGGTTGATGGGGTAATGACCATTTAAGAGGGGTTCCAATTGGAAGGAAAAGTCCTGACACCTGAGCAAGCACATTACCAGGATCTTTGAGAAACCAAAGTCACTCAATAGCTTGCTCCTGGCACAGTGCCACCCATGTAAAGCAGAAATCAAGTTAGAAATGTTGCAGGCTAGCAGATGACTCACTTTCCTTTTAAATCCCCATTCTAAGGCCACCTGGAAAACAGAAGCCCAGTACTGCCAAGTGTGGCTTATCTGGATAATGTACCACTCACCTAATTGCATAGGGGTCTTCTATTTTAGGTTGATCAAACAAGCGAGCAGTGCACACCTTAACGCTGTCGAccactttacttttaaaaagctgaatatCTTTCTCGTACCTGTGTCAAAAGTTTAAATCAAAAGGTTACCAACATGACCTCCTCGGCTGTCTTTTCAAATGTATCTTAAATGACAAAGCAGAGTAACATACAGTACTGCAGCCTCTGGGTTCAGGGGGCTTGCCGTATCGATCTTGTAGAAGACTCGCCTTGCGTACATCAGTACTTGCCAAATGTGGTTATGGTTCCGCCTAAAGGGAAACACAGCGGGGTGACTGAGGCTTCCCCTTGCTGGCTTACATCACCACATGCAACTATTTACTGACCTCCATTTTGCAAACGCTCTCTTCACATCCAGTTCACCTGAGGCGGGATCCACTAGCGGGTGAAAGACGGGAACATCGAACACCAGACGCTGCGGTGAGAGAGAGACACTGCCTTTAATGGAGCAGCGGCACTTGTTAAACCACACACAGACGCTGTAAAAGGAGCTTCAGGACAAGGCAGTCTTGCTGCTTAAAGTCAAAGAGCTGCCTTGAGAAGGACACTTAAGTACTTTCACGATTTTCCTGTAAAAGTGAATTTTGCAATGAAGCAAAGGGAAAGTCATTCTCCTCCAGCACAGCGTAACAGTCGCCACTCACATGGCAAGTGCTGTACCACAGCTTCCAGCCTCAAAGGCACACCCTGCACAGAGAAGCAAGCAAAGCTGACGGCAGAAGCCAGCAGGGCAAAACAtggaacaaagcaaaaaaaaaaaaaaaaatcccctcaaAGGACTACACAGTCGACAGAACATTCTGGGAAACTGAAATCATAAAAGTTACTAGGTCCGGAAAAGAACCAAGACATTTTGAAAGCCCCATTAAGCCCTCCTCACTGACCTAGCAATGCAGCCAGAGTGTATCCCCAACTTACTGGACAGTCACCATCTGGGTAGTTATCAGGGATATAAACTGTAAACTTAAATACGCCATCTTGATAAAGTCCATGCCGTATGAATATTACTCCAAACCACACTGCAGGACAAAATAGAAACAGTTAAGGGCTAAGTTTGCGTCAGCGGAATCAAACATGCTATCAAAAGAGGGAATGCTTCTTACTTAATGCAGATCGATAAGATGGCTGCACATAGACACCTGGTAACTTCTGCTTCACAACCAAGGTActaaaacagaagcagcagaacAGTGAGACTGTAGGGATGTGAATGACACACACAGACCAAACCACCCACATTCATCTTTTAAAGAAGGAACAGGTTCTCAAAGGGGACCCGATGCCCTGACCACGTAGACGGAGTCATCACAGTCTCTCACCTGGCCCTAACTGCTGTCTGTCTACTGGCTTCATAACATATGCGTGCAGagtagcacagccaaaataaggGCCCCAGATTTAGAAACGAAAGCCAAGCAGGGATTCACAGTCAAGTTTTCCTCCTAGAAATCAGCTTCCCCAAAACACTATCTTGGAAGCTAACCTGTACAGTTAATGCTGGACATCAAGTTTTAGGTCAGTGAGAGTTATTTGTAAGGTTATTGCTTTTGTGACCACGGACAATAGATCTTACCCACACACATTCAAAAGCTCTTTGAAGGTACAGTTTTAGGTAATTAAGATATTAAAATTCCGTAGAATTTCCTTCACTTGGGGGTCATTTTAAGTGTGAATGGGCAGCGTCTGACTGTACTCTGCTCCTGAATTCACCCCCAACTCAGGCCCTTGAACTCCGCAGGCCTTGGCGTGGAGCCGGCGGGAGCCGCAACAAGGGAGGACAGGCTGCACCGGCTCCTCCGGGACCTGGTGGTTCTGCTGTTCCCTGCTGCTGGGCCACGAGCCTCCACAAGTCATGCTGTGACCGGACCTCGAGAACTGAGGGCCTTAACGCACACTAACCTGCCAATCCTCAGTTTTACTGAGAAGAAACTTATTAGATCTCAGTTGACATTTTATTACCTATTTGCTACCACACTTATTTTTCAATCATTTTAAAGTagttattccatttttaaatcacTAAAACTCAGCGCATCAACAGCAGTGTGGATGGCAGATGTATCTCCTACAGAGGTTTGCCAGAAAGGCAGATTTTGTGGCCTAACACAGCAGACTTAACACCACAATAGAAGCCTGTCCAACTCACTGCCTCGCCTCAAACACAGGCGTCCATTATAAAGTTACCAGCTCATGCTCAGCCATTCACACTGGGGCCTCAGACCATTACAACATTAGTAGAGAAAGGGGGCACTGGAGGATGCTTTTAAAACAGCTTCATGGGCAAAggcatttttaaatgactgaaattcAGAATtaattctccaaatttgctgcctATATCCCAAATGACCAATATAACAAATGCCATCTGCACTCACTCACTGCGTGAGCCCCTCTGATGGGCCAAGCACTGTTTCATCACTACCAGACTATGCAGAGGTGCCCATCTCCTCACAATCTGTGGATGGTACAAGCTCAGTCCAATCTGTGACTTCTGTGACTACTCAAGTTCTTACATGGAGCCCAGATCTTTTAAAACTTCCCAACTGCTTACTTCTGCCTTTGGGGGTCCTACAGAACAACTCAAATCCTCTAATTGATGGGCCTTCAAATATATGAAGACAGCTTTAATAAGTACTTTCTAAGTTTTCTCCAAGTTAGCGCTTCCTGTTGACTCCTAAGGTCAGGCTTCCTGACCTCCGCCTCCTGGGACTAGCCTCTCGGTCTGTCAGGAGGCCTCTTAAGGGTGACTGCCAGAATGGAGCACCAGCCTCGAGCTGCGTCTGACCCAAGAAAGAATAGAGCGCCGCCCTCCCACCGTCCTGCCCTCTACAACAACCTCTTCAGGGGGTGAATTCCGCACCTCATATAAAGGCAGACCAAAATTAAGTTCCCGGATGCTTAATAAATCTCAGTTTCTCCCTCCTCTTGCTTTTCAAAACAGACATGGAAATTAAAGCACATATTTGTCTTCGAATCTTACTTACCCAAGCTCTCAGTAAGAACTGTTACTTTTAGAAGCAGATATTTATATAACACCACTGAGGCCTTGGTGAAGAAAGATTACATTGCCAGCAATAGAGTCCATCCTATATACGTTAAGGCTCATACTGAAGGGGGATGGGTTTGACCGTCAAGATTAAATGGCTGCTGTTTACTGA from Bubalus bubalis isolate 160015118507 breed Murrah chromosome 18, NDDB_SH_1, whole genome shotgun sequence harbors:
- the LOC102414885 gene encoding AKT-interacting protein isoform X2; amino-acid sequence: MNPFWSMSTSSVRKRSDGEEKTLTGDVKTSPPRTAPKKQLPSIPKNALPITKPTSPAPATQSTNGTHASYGPFYLEYSLLAEFTLVVKQKLPGVYVQPSYRSALMWFGVIFIRHGLYQDGVFKFTVYIPDNYPDGDCPRLVFDVPVFHPLVDPASGELDVKRAFAKWRRNHNHIWQVLMYARRVFYKIDTASPLNPEAAVLYEKDIQLFKSKVVDSVKVCTARLFDQPKIEDPYAISFSPWNPSVHDEAREKMLTQKKPEEQHNKSVHVAGLSWVKPGSVQPFSKEEKTVAT
- the LOC102414885 gene encoding AKT-interacting protein isoform X1, yielding MNPFWSMSTSSVRKRSDGEEKTLTGDVKTSPPRTAPKKQLPSIPKNALPITKPTSPAPATQSTNGTHASYGPFYLEYSLLAEFTLVVKQKLPGVYVQPSYRSALMWFGVIFIRHGLYQDGVFKFTVYIPDNYPDGDCPRLVFDVPVFHPLVDPASGELDVKRAFAKWRRNHNHIWQVLMYARRVFYKIDTASPLNPEAAVLYEKDIQLFKSKVVDSVKVCTARLFDQPKIEDPYAISFSPWNPSVHDEAREKMLTQKKKPEEQHNKSVHVAGLSWVKPGSVQPFSKEEKTVAT